The Raphanus sativus cultivar WK10039 chromosome 2, ASM80110v3, whole genome shotgun sequence genome includes a region encoding these proteins:
- the LOC108839631 gene encoding FBD-associated F-box protein At5g22730, whose protein sequence is MEEKSFSRQQGMYYKRGREDLISKLPDSLLSQILSHLPTKDAVRTSVLSHRWKSVWLLVPNLDLSSSEFPDYTAFASFIDKLLAFSREENSVLYKLKLTLQKKDESDQSCVTRWIDSAANPKLNHLDLECALANRRFLETIPQSLYTECDTLVYLRLHRVSLGEIKSVSLLCLKTMRLEHNVYASDASLESLISSCSLLEDLSIVRMVPDNVRVVRVRSQSLTSFHVDYLLGEGDDFFGDLVREGSGVFIDAPRLKYLKFDDDFSDSKVIANPVSLEKVNLAFVFGEHDFTDVVELPKRNMFRGFFKSISGVKEMKISAYTMEFLDNNREYETYDPLPQFCNVSILKVAFYVVNLDMMPTLLESFPNLKSLVLTLDFYDPLEEEADVRHLAVPTCLLSSLESVKIRRFNRGPVYMEVARYFLENSHVLKKLVLDFRCLGVEEGFNMLRDLIALPRLSASCQVLLC, encoded by the exons ATGGAGGAAAAAAGCTTTTCCAGACAACAAGGAATGTATTACAAAAGGGGCAGAGAGGATCTGATAAGCAAACTCCCCGATTCTTTGTTGTCTCAGATACTCTCCCACCTTCCGACAAAGGATGCCGTCAGGACAAGTGTTCTCTCCCATAGGTGGAAAAGCGTTTGGCTTTTGGTTCCTAATTTGGATCTGTCCTCTTCCGAGTTCCCAGATTACACTGCCTTTGCTAGTTTCATAGACAAGCTTCTAGCTTTCTCTAGAGAAGAGAACTCAGTCTTGTACAAACTCAAGCTAACCCTTCAGAAAAAAGATGAGAGTGACCAGTCTTGTGTAACACGGTGGATAGATTCTGCGGCTAACCCTAAACTCAACCATCTCGATCTCGAGTGTGCACTCGCGAACCGTAGGTTTCTAGAGACCATCCCACAAAGCCTTTATACAGAATGCGACACCCTGGTGTATCTAAGACTCCATCGTGTCTCCTTGGGCGAGATTAAATCTGTCTCTTTGCTTTGTCTCAAGACCATGCGCTTAGAACACAACGTCTACGCCAGCGACGCGAGTCTGGAGTCACTCATCTCGTCTTGTTCTCTTCTCGAGGATTTGAGCATTGTTAGAATGGTTCCGGATAACGTGAGGGTTGTGCGTGTGAGGTCTCAGTCGTTGACTAGCTTTCATGTAGACTATCTGCTTGGTGAAGGTGATGACTTTTTTGGTGACTTGGTGAGAGAAGGCTCGGGGGTTTTCATCGATGCGCCTAGGCTCAAGTACTTGAAGTTCGATGATGATTTTTCGGACAGTAAAGTCATCGCCAATCCAGTGTCATTAGAGAAAGTCAACCTTGCTTTCGTCTTTGGTGAGCATGATTTCACCGACGTGGTAGAGTTACCAAAGCGAAACATGTTCCGCGGTTTCTTTAAGAGCATTTCGGGAGTTAAGGAGATGAAGATCTCTGCGTATACTATGGAG TTTCTTGATAACAACAGGGAGTACGAGACATACGACCCGTTGCCTCAGTTCTGCAATGTTTCCATTTTAAAAGTGGCGTTTTACGTGGTGAATCTTGATATGATGCCAACCCTTCTTGAGAGCTTCCCAAATCTGAAATCACTCGTCTTAACGCTG GATTTTTATGATCCTTTGGAGGAAGAAGCTGATGTGAGACACTTAGCTGTACCTACGTGTCTGCTGTCATCGTTAGAGTCTGTAAAGATAAGGCGTTTCAACAGAGGGCCTGTTTACATGGAAGTAGCTAGGTACTTTTTGGAGAACTCCCATGTCCTCAAGAAACTTGTTCTGGATTTTAGGTGTTTGGGGGTAGAAGAAGGGTTTAACATGTTGAGGGATCTCATTGCGTTGCCCAGGCTATCTGCCTCGTGTCAAGTCCTACTTTGTTGA